Proteins encoded in a region of the Streptomyces sp. NBC_00258 genome:
- a CDS encoding carbohydrate ABC transporter permease gives MPGSTTLVSRRSSRRYAADAGLLFLAATFVLPLVWVLLSSVDPKADLKVKVPDGVTLDNFDAVLTPEVTFTPLLNSLILCGGATLLTVVCAALAAYPLSRFRSRLNRPFLLTILFATCLPITAIMVPVYALFVQVDLIDTMQGTIFFFAASQLPFAIWLMKNFMDGVPKELEEAAWTDGASSFQSLLRIVLPLMGPGVAVVTVFSFVMMWGNFFVPFMLLLTPDQMPASVSINDFFGNRGTVVYGQLAAFSIIYSTPVILLYVLVARRLGGGFALGGAVKG, from the coding sequence ATGCCCGGCAGTACGACCCTCGTGTCCCGCCGCAGCAGCCGCCGTTACGCCGCCGACGCGGGCCTTCTCTTCCTGGCGGCCACGTTCGTCCTCCCCCTCGTCTGGGTCCTCCTCTCGTCGGTGGACCCGAAGGCCGACCTGAAGGTGAAGGTCCCGGACGGCGTCACCCTCGACAACTTCGACGCGGTCCTGACGCCGGAGGTCACGTTCACGCCTCTCCTCAACAGCCTGATCCTGTGCGGCGGGGCGACGCTGCTGACGGTGGTGTGCGCGGCCCTGGCCGCCTACCCGCTGTCCCGCTTCCGCTCCCGCCTGAACCGCCCCTTCCTCCTGACGATCCTCTTCGCGACGTGCCTGCCGATCACGGCGATCATGGTTCCCGTGTACGCCCTGTTCGTTCAGGTGGACCTGATCGACACGATGCAGGGCACGATCTTCTTCTTCGCCGCGTCCCAACTGCCCTTCGCCATCTGGCTGATGAAGAACTTCATGGACGGCGTACCGAAGGAGCTGGAGGAGGCGGCCTGGACGGACGGCGCGTCCTCGTTCCAGTCCCTCCTGCGGATCGTGCTGCCGCTGATGGGCCCCGGAGTGGCCGTGGTCACCGTCTTCTCGTTCGTGATGATGTGGGGCAACTTCTTCGTCCCCTTCATGCTGCTGCTGACCCCGGACCAGATGCCGGCGTCGGTGAGCATCAACGACTTCTTCGGAAACCGCGGGACGGTGGTGTACGGGCAGCTGGCCGCGTTCTCGATCATCTACTCGACACCGGTGATCCTGCTGTACGTGCTGGTGGCAAGGCGGTTGGGCGGGGGGTTTGCCCTGGGTGGGGCGGTCAAGGGGTGA
- a CDS encoding cation:dicarboxylate symporter family transporter, translating to MTSTSNTAPAAPAAKRDRTHYLYIAVIAAVAAGIAVGLIAPDFAVELKPIGTGFVNLIKMMISPIIFCTIVLGIGSVRKAAKVGAVGGIALGYFVVMSFVALAIGLVVGNILEPGTGLAVTDAIKDAGQGQVTEAKNTEEFLLGIIPTTIVSAFTGGEVLQTLLVALLAGFALQAMGSSGAPILRGIEHIQRLVFRILAMVMWAAPIGAFGAMAAVTGSAGLDALKSLAVLMLGFYVTCFLFVFIVLGTMLRVVAGLNILTFFKYLGREFLLILSTSSSESALPRLIAKMEHLGVSKPVVGITVPTGYSFNLDGTMIYMTMASLFIADAMGTPMSVSEQIPLLLFLLVASKGAAGVTGAGLATLAGGLASHKPALVDGIGLIVGIDRFMSEARALTNFAGNAVATVLIGTWTKEIDKGRVDQVLAGELPFDEMTLLDDGHGSAPAAAEVPDQPEDKTLAKA from the coding sequence GTGACCAGTACATCGAATACGGCACCTGCCGCTCCCGCTGCCAAGCGGGACCGCACCCACTACCTGTACATCGCGGTGATCGCCGCCGTGGCCGCCGGCATCGCCGTGGGCCTGATCGCTCCCGACTTCGCGGTCGAACTGAAGCCCATCGGTACCGGCTTCGTGAACCTGATCAAGATGATGATCTCGCCGATCATCTTCTGCACGATCGTGCTGGGCATCGGCTCGGTACGGAAGGCCGCCAAGGTCGGCGCGGTGGGCGGCATCGCGCTCGGCTACTTCGTGGTCATGTCGTTCGTCGCCCTCGCCATCGGCCTGGTCGTCGGCAACATCCTGGAGCCCGGCACGGGCCTCGCGGTGACCGACGCGATCAAGGACGCCGGTCAGGGCCAGGTCACCGAGGCCAAGAACACCGAGGAGTTCCTGCTCGGGATCATCCCGACGACGATCGTCTCCGCCTTCACCGGCGGCGAGGTCCTGCAGACCCTGCTCGTCGCGCTGCTCGCCGGGTTCGCGCTGCAGGCCATGGGCTCGTCCGGCGCCCCGATCCTGCGCGGCATCGAGCACATTCAGCGTCTCGTCTTCCGCATCCTCGCCATGGTGATGTGGGCGGCGCCCATCGGCGCGTTCGGCGCGATGGCGGCGGTCACCGGCTCGGCGGGTCTGGACGCACTCAAGAGCCTCGCCGTCCTGATGCTCGGCTTCTACGTCACCTGCTTCCTCTTCGTCTTCATCGTGCTCGGCACGATGCTGCGGGTCGTCGCGGGTCTCAACATCCTCACGTTCTTCAAGTACCTGGGCCGTGAGTTCCTGCTGATCCTGTCGACCTCCTCCTCCGAGTCCGCCCTGCCGCGGCTCATCGCGAAGATGGAACACCTGGGTGTCAGCAAGCCCGTCGTCGGCATCACCGTCCCGACCGGTTACTCCTTCAACCTCGACGGCACCATGATCTACATGACCATGGCCTCGCTGTTCATCGCCGACGCCATGGGTACGCCGATGTCGGTGAGCGAGCAGATTCCGCTGCTCCTCTTCCTGCTGGTCGCCTCCAAGGGCGCGGCGGGTGTCACCGGAGCGGGTCTGGCCACCCTGGCGGGCGGCCTCGCGTCCCACAAGCCCGCGCTGGTGGACGGCATCGGCCTGATCGTCGGCATCGACCGCTTCATGAGCGAGGCGCGCGCCCTGACGAACTTCGCCGGCAACGCCGTCGCCACGGTTCTGATCGGTACGTGGACCAAGGAGATCGACAAGGGCCGCGTCGACCAGGTCCTCGCG
- a CDS encoding carbohydrate ABC transporter permease has translation MTSAPPAGPGVVKTAPGPAVPPRPSGGRRDVRRALTRALPVSPAVVLLLLFLAGPIAYCAYIAFTDLQLTGQAESSFVGFDNFRAAFKDDAFLNAVWLTLVFTVLSSLIGQNTLGLTLAVLMQRASKPVRTVTGGIVVAAWVLPEVVAGFLLYAFFRREGTLNAVLDWLHLPSQNWLFTLPILAVSFANVWRGTAFSMLVYSAALNEIPKEITEAAEVDGAGGWRRMWHITLPMIRRSIGTNLMLNTLQTLSVFGLIWVMTRGGPGNRSQTLPLFMYEQAFQKSMIGYGTAVALLLLVVGSLFSLVYMRLLRTEV, from the coding sequence ATGACCTCCGCACCTCCGGCGGGCCCCGGCGTGGTGAAGACCGCGCCGGGCCCGGCCGTCCCTCCGCGCCCGTCGGGCGGCCGCCGCGATGTCCGCCGTGCCCTGACGCGCGCGCTGCCCGTCTCCCCCGCCGTCGTCCTTCTGCTCCTCTTCCTCGCCGGCCCCATCGCGTACTGCGCGTACATCGCCTTCACGGATCTCCAGCTCACCGGCCAGGCCGAGTCGTCGTTCGTCGGCTTCGACAACTTCCGGGCCGCGTTCAAGGACGACGCGTTCCTCAACGCCGTATGGCTGACGCTGGTGTTCACGGTGCTGAGTTCCCTGATCGGCCAGAACACGCTGGGCCTGACCCTGGCGGTACTGATGCAGCGCGCGTCGAAGCCGGTCCGAACGGTCACCGGCGGCATCGTCGTCGCCGCCTGGGTGCTGCCGGAGGTGGTGGCGGGATTCCTGCTCTACGCCTTCTTCCGCCGCGAGGGCACGTTGAACGCCGTTCTGGACTGGCTCCATCTCCCGTCCCAGAACTGGCTGTTCACGCTTCCGATCCTCGCGGTGTCCTTCGCGAACGTCTGGCGGGGAACGGCCTTCTCGATGCTGGTCTATTCGGCGGCCCTGAACGAGATCCCGAAGGAGATCACGGAGGCGGCGGAGGTGGACGGCGCGGGCGGCTGGCGGCGGATGTGGCACATCACGCTGCCGATGATCCGCCGTTCCATCGGTACGAACCTGATGCTGAACACCCTCCAGACGCTCTCGGTCTTCGGTCTGATCTGGGTGATGACGAGAGGCGGCCCGGGAAACCGCAGCCAGACGCTCCCGCTCTTCATGTACGAACAGGCCTTCCAGAAGAGCATGATCGGATACGGAACGGCCGTGGCCCTGCTCCTTCTGGTGGTCGGCTCGCTCTTCTCCCTGGTCTATATGCGCCTGCTGCGGACGGAGGTCTGA
- a CDS encoding response regulator encodes MSTPSPSRDIRVLVVEDDPVAADAHVLYVGRVPGFTAVGKAHTGAEARRALDRMPVDLLLLDLHLPDVHGLQLARSLRAAGHHADVIAVTSARDLTVVREGVSLGVVQYVLKPFTFATLRDRLVRYAEFHAAAGEASGQDEVDRALATLRAPGPAALPKGLSAPTLERVTRALRDSEEGLTATGVAEAVGISRITARRYLEHLVDAGRAGRSPQYGQVGRPELQYRWVKG; translated from the coding sequence ATGAGCACGCCTTCCCCCTCGCGGGACATCCGCGTCCTGGTCGTCGAGGACGATCCCGTCGCGGCGGACGCGCATGTCCTGTACGTGGGGCGGGTGCCCGGTTTCACGGCCGTCGGCAAGGCCCACACGGGCGCGGAGGCCCGGCGGGCGCTGGACCGCATGCCCGTGGACCTGCTCCTCCTGGACCTCCACCTGCCGGACGTGCACGGCCTGCAGCTGGCTCGCTCGCTGCGCGCCGCCGGCCACCACGCGGACGTCATCGCGGTGACCTCGGCGCGCGACCTGACGGTGGTGCGGGAGGGCGTGTCACTGGGAGTGGTGCAGTACGTACTGAAGCCGTTCACCTTCGCCACTCTCCGTGACCGCCTGGTGCGCTATGCCGAGTTCCACGCGGCGGCCGGCGAGGCCAGCGGCCAGGACGAGGTCGACCGCGCCCTCGCCACCCTCCGGGCCCCCGGTCCTGCGGCCCTGCCCAAAGGGCTGAGCGCACCCACTCTGGAGCGGGTGACCCGGGCCCTGCGCGACTCCGAGGAGGGGCTGACCGCGACGGGCGTCGCGGAGGCCGTCGGGATCTCCCGGATCACGGCCCGGCGTTATCTGGAGCACCTGGTGGACGCGGGGAGAGCGGGACGCAGTCCTCAGTACGGACAGGTGGGGAGACCGGAGCTGCAGTACCGGTGGGTGAAGGGCTAG
- a CDS encoding PPOX class F420-dependent oxidoreductase, giving the protein MSRIEGHIRERLLAPNFWHLATVGADGSPQISPMWADLEDEYVMVNTSMGRVKEENLRRNPFVSLSHHDVENPYDRVEIRGQVVRFVEGEVAERAMDRLTQKYIGEDRYPWLLPGERRVMILIEPTRVRHVVGVEKFRPGVLPEVSEPAE; this is encoded by the coding sequence GTGAGCAGGATCGAAGGGCATATTCGCGAGCGACTGCTGGCGCCGAACTTCTGGCATCTGGCGACCGTGGGCGCGGACGGGTCGCCGCAGATCTCGCCCATGTGGGCGGACCTCGAAGACGAGTACGTCATGGTCAACACGTCGATGGGCCGCGTGAAGGAGGAGAATCTTCGGCGCAATCCGTTCGTTTCCCTGTCCCATCACGACGTCGAGAACCCCTACGACCGGGTGGAGATCCGGGGGCAGGTCGTCCGCTTCGTCGAGGGCGAGGTGGCCGAGCGGGCCATGGACCGGCTCACTCAGAAGTACATCGGTGAGGACCGGTATCCGTGGCTGCTGCCGGGCGAGCGGCGCGTGATGATCCTGATCGAGCCGACGCGGGTGCGGCATGTGGTGGGCGTGGAGAAGTTCCGGCCCGGGGTGCTTCCCGAGGTTTCCGAACCCGCCGAGTGA
- a CDS encoding helix-turn-helix domain-containing protein, with protein MRVHQPSAQQPTPPFDAPAARKLRLALRMGPEHVAYGMQASFGLPYVTPDLVVAWERGIAAPSSTELIALAGVLWCSPGDLIGAPRTLREHRIARGLAAEDVARAVGLELLVYVRMEEADEWRGNERQSSALAEVLDLSLADLVTVTGHETKLAEMLRNAVTTRWQAYVRPVGKLLPLDRRLVGDVLRALHTEYQGQMVATLSWSGGAAAGEADDAGRDFLDRIVDRFWSVVQRNSA; from the coding sequence GTGCGCGTGCACCAACCGTCGGCCCAACAGCCCACCCCGCCCTTCGACGCCCCGGCCGCCCGCAAGCTGCGGCTGGCCCTGCGCATGGGGCCCGAGCATGTCGCGTACGGCATGCAGGCCTCGTTCGGGCTGCCCTATGTGACCCCGGACCTGGTCGTCGCCTGGGAGCGGGGCATAGCCGCGCCGAGCAGTACCGAACTCATCGCGCTCGCGGGTGTGTTGTGGTGCTCGCCGGGCGATCTCATCGGCGCGCCGCGGACGTTGCGCGAGCACCGGATCGCGCGCGGTCTCGCGGCCGAGGACGTCGCGCGCGCCGTGGGGCTCGAACTCCTCGTGTACGTACGGATGGAGGAGGCGGACGAGTGGCGCGGCAACGAGCGTCAGTCCTCGGCGCTCGCCGAGGTGCTCGACCTCTCCCTGGCGGACCTCGTCACGGTCACCGGCCACGAGACGAAGCTGGCGGAGATGCTGCGCAACGCGGTGACGACCCGCTGGCAGGCGTACGTACGGCCGGTGGGCAAGCTGCTGCCGCTGGACCGGCGGCTCGTGGGTGATGTGCTGCGGGCGCTGCACACCGAGTACCAGGGGCAGATGGTGGCCACGCTGAGCTGGAGCGGCGGCGCGGCCGCCGGTGAGGCCGACGACGCGGGCCGGGACTTCCTGGACCGGATCGTCGACCGCTTCTGGTCGGTGGTCCAGCGCAACAGCGCCTGA
- a CDS encoding extracellular solute-binding protein: MRPTAVPLLLATLLTATALSACGSDSGSDPDTVKISFKQSTDNSIKVMDTYLADIKEQFEKANPGKRVDLVPIKAPDSEYYTKLQQMLRSPKTAPDLVYEDTFLINSDITSGYLKPLDPYLSKWEDWDQFIDTAKEAAQGRDGKTYGVPDGTDTRGLWFDKAIFKKAGLPADWQPKTWDDILEAARRIKTTVPGVIPLNVYTGKPAGEAATMQGFEMLLYGTATGATESPLYDPASEKWITGSQGFRDSLEFVETVFKEKLGPDVSDALDPNIATRVRGEFLPEGKLGINLDGSWLPQDWLEGSGHEWPEWSEKLGLAYMPTQTGQSPGKVSMSGGWTWAIPSKAGNPDLAFEFIKTMQTKENAQKWYVANSGISVRTDVAEDPAYVKAQPGIKFFTDLVASTHYRPAYPAYPKVSTAIQEAMEGVTTGDSSVEEAAKSYDEELKTATDNQVIKK, encoded by the coding sequence GTGCGCCCCACAGCCGTTCCACTTCTCCTCGCCACCCTGCTCACCGCCACCGCGCTCAGTGCCTGCGGAAGCGACTCCGGAAGTGATCCGGACACGGTGAAGATCTCCTTCAAACAGTCGACGGACAACTCCATCAAGGTGATGGACACGTACCTTGCCGACATCAAGGAGCAGTTCGAGAAGGCCAACCCCGGCAAGAGGGTGGATCTCGTCCCGATCAAGGCCCCGGACTCGGAGTACTACACGAAGCTCCAGCAGATGCTCCGCTCGCCCAAGACGGCCCCGGACCTGGTCTACGAGGACACGTTCCTGATCAACTCCGACATCACGAGCGGCTATCTCAAGCCCCTGGACCCGTATCTGAGCAAGTGGGAGGACTGGGACCAGTTCATCGACACGGCGAAGGAGGCGGCGCAGGGGCGGGACGGGAAGACGTACGGCGTCCCGGACGGCACCGACACCCGGGGCCTCTGGTTCGACAAGGCCATCTTCAAGAAGGCCGGACTCCCCGCCGACTGGCAGCCGAAGACCTGGGACGACATCCTCGAAGCGGCCCGCAGGATCAAGACGACGGTCCCCGGCGTCATCCCCCTGAACGTCTACACGGGCAAGCCCGCGGGCGAGGCGGCCACCATGCAGGGCTTCGAGATGCTCCTGTACGGAACGGCCACCGGGGCCACCGAGAGCCCCCTCTACGACCCGGCGTCCGAGAAGTGGATCACGGGAAGCCAGGGGTTCAGGGACTCTCTGGAGTTCGTCGAGACGGTGTTCAAGGAGAAGCTCGGCCCGGACGTCTCGGACGCGCTCGACCCCAACATCGCGACGAGGGTCCGCGGCGAGTTCCTCCCCGAGGGCAAGCTCGGCATCAACCTCGACGGCTCCTGGCTCCCCCAGGACTGGCTGGAGGGCAGCGGCCACGAGTGGCCCGAGTGGTCCGAGAAGCTGGGCCTCGCGTACATGCCGACGCAGACCGGCCAGTCCCCCGGCAAGGTGAGCATGTCGGGCGGCTGGACCTGGGCGATCCCGAGCAAGGCGGGCAACCCCGACCTGGCCTTCGAATTCATCAAGACGATGCAGACGAAGGAGAACGCCCAGAAGTGGTACGTCGCCAACTCCGGCATCTCGGTGCGCACGGACGTGGCCGAGGACCCGGCGTACGTGAAGGCGCAGCCCGGCATCAAGTTCTTCACGGACCTGGTGGCCAGCACGCACTACCGCCCCGCGTATCCCGCGTACCCGAAGGTCTCGACGGCCATCCAGGAGGCGATGGAGGGCGTGACGACGGGCGACAGTTCGGTCGAGGAGGCGGCGAAGAGCTACGACGAGGAACTGAAGACGGCCACGGACAACCAGGTCATCAAGAAATGA
- a CDS encoding sensor histidine kinase, protein MRLPRAPRPRSLAGQLFAMQAVLVAVVVAGCALFTYISDRSQAEDAAGRQAMAVARSVADSPSVREAIRTDDPTKTLQPYATSVQRDAQVDFVTIMNPEGIRWTHPNKDLIGKHFLGNTQSALLGHPFTETYTGTLGESVRAVTPIYDDGRIVGLVSAGIKVDEISQRVEGQVQALIGVAAAALALGAVGTYVINARLRRSTHGMNAAELSRMHDYHEAALHAVREGLLMLDGQFRVALINDGGRELLDVTDDVVGRSVADIGLPTPLTGALLSGEPRVDEVHLTESRVLVVNTSPVSGGERRGTVVTLRDVTELQSLMGELDSERGFTTALRSQAHEAANRLHTVVSLIELDRAEEAVDFATAELELAQALTDQVVAAVSEPVLAALLLGKTAQANERGVELVVSEDSSIDDGLLPESLPSRDLVTVLGNLIDNAVDAAQGTVGARVTVTAIADAEGLVLRVVDTGTGVDPAHAEAVFQRGWSTKPAGPGGRGLGLALVRQAVARHDGTLTVTEAPGGGASFEVRLPLPTSGRERTKVHAGPESGSGAGDGSGDGSGGGPGPTHEPAPEPTPHGGTV, encoded by the coding sequence ATGCGCCTCCCCCGTGCTCCACGACCCCGCAGCCTGGCTGGTCAGCTCTTTGCCATGCAGGCCGTGCTCGTCGCGGTCGTGGTCGCGGGCTGTGCGCTCTTCACCTACATCAGTGACCGCAGCCAGGCCGAGGACGCGGCGGGCCGCCAGGCCATGGCGGTGGCCCGCTCGGTCGCGGACTCCCCGTCCGTACGGGAGGCCATCCGTACGGACGACCCGACGAAGACGCTCCAGCCGTACGCGACGTCGGTGCAGCGCGACGCCCAGGTCGACTTCGTCACGATCATGAACCCCGAGGGCATCCGCTGGACGCACCCCAACAAGGACCTGATCGGCAAGCACTTCCTCGGCAACACGCAGTCCGCGCTCCTCGGCCATCCCTTCACCGAGACGTACACCGGCACCCTCGGCGAGTCCGTGCGGGCCGTCACGCCGATCTACGACGACGGCCGCATCGTCGGCCTCGTCAGTGCGGGCATCAAGGTCGACGAGATCAGCCAGCGGGTCGAGGGCCAGGTGCAGGCCCTGATCGGCGTCGCGGCCGCCGCCCTGGCCCTGGGCGCCGTCGGTACGTACGTCATAAACGCCAGGCTGCGCCGCTCCACCCACGGGATGAACGCGGCCGAGCTCAGCCGGATGCACGACTACCACGAGGCCGCGCTGCACGCCGTGCGCGAGGGGCTGCTGATGCTGGACGGGCAGTTCCGGGTGGCGCTGATCAACGACGGCGGGCGCGAGCTGCTCGATGTGACCGACGACGTGGTGGGCCGCTCGGTGGCGGACATCGGCCTGCCCACGCCACTGACGGGGGCGCTGCTGTCCGGGGAACCGCGCGTGGACGAGGTGCATCTGACCGAGTCGCGGGTGCTCGTCGTGAACACCTCGCCGGTGTCGGGCGGTGAGCGCCGGGGCACGGTCGTGACCCTGCGCGATGTGACCGAACTGCAGTCCCTGATGGGCGAGTTGGACTCCGAGCGGGGCTTCACCACCGCCCTGCGCTCGCAGGCGCACGAGGCCGCGAACCGCCTCCACACCGTCGTCTCCCTGATCGAGCTGGACCGGGCCGAGGAGGCCGTCGACTTCGCCACGGCCGAGCTGGAACTGGCCCAGGCGCTGACCGACCAGGTCGTCGCGGCGGTCAGCGAGCCGGTGCTGGCCGCCCTGCTCCTGGGCAAGACGGCCCAGGCGAACGAGCGTGGCGTGGAACTGGTGGTCTCCGAGGACAGCAGCATCGACGACGGCCTGCTCCCCGAGTCCCTGCCCTCCCGTGACCTGGTGACGGTCCTCGGCAACCTGATCGACAACGCCGTGGACGCGGCGCAGGGCACGGTCGGCGCCCGTGTCACGGTGACGGCGATCGCGGACGCCGAGGGGCTGGTCCTGCGGGTCGTCGACACCGGTACGGGTGTGGACCCGGCCCACGCGGAGGCTGTCTTCCAGCGCGGGTGGTCCACCAAGCCCGCGGGGCCCGGCGGGCGGGGGCTGGGCCTGGCCCTCGTACGGCAGGCGGTGGCCCGGCACGACGGGACACTGACCGTGACGGAGGCCCCGGGCGGCGGAGCGTCCTTCGAGGTACGGCTGCCGCTGCCGACGTCGGGGCGGGAGAGGACTAAGGTCCACGCCGGGCCCGAGTCCGGGTCAGGGGCCGGGGACGGGTCCGGGGACGGGTCCGGCGGCGGTCCTGGGCCCACGCATGAGCCCGCGCCCGAGCCGACGCCGCACGGAGGCACCGTATGA